Sequence from the Myxococcales bacterium genome:
ACCGTCGTACCGCTCACGCGGGACGACTACACGCTAGGTCGTCGCGAGGGGAACACGATCCGTCTGACGGAGCGAAACGTCTCACGCGATCACGCGCTCCTTCGCAAGAAGATGAACGGCGCCGGAGCGACCTTCACACTCCACGACTGCTCGAGCTACAACGGCGTCTACGTCAACGGCGTCCGCGTCGTCGAAGGGCAAGACCTTCAGCACGGCGATCTCATCCAGATCGGCGACTACCGGCTCATCCTTCAAGACGACACCGTCACCGACCAGCCGGCGGCCCCGACCTCCACCGAAGACGGGAAGACGACGCTGCCGCTCGGCACGCGCGGCTCGCTCTTGCTCGAGCGCCCGAATCGCTTCGTCATGCTCGCCGGGCCAACGCCGGGCGCCGAGTTCCCGCTGACGCTCGAGCGCATGACCATCGGCCGCGCCGAGGACGCGAGCATCTCGGTCAATCACAACTCGGTGTCGCGCGTGCACTGCGAGATCCACTCGCTCGGCGAGTCGCGCTTCGAGATCGTCGACAAGGGCTCCTCGAACGGCGTGCGGGTCAACGGCGCCGATCTTCGTCGCGGCATCATGGAGGCTGGCGACGTCATCGAGCTCGGCGACGTTCGCTTCAAGTTCGTCGGCGCGGGGCAGGTCTTCGTCCCTGGCGTCAACGAGAGCGCCCAGCTCGAGGCCATCGGCGATCGCGTGGCCAACGCCGCGCTCCGCCAGGGAACGAACCCGAAAGCCATCTGGTTTCTCGTGTTCGCCGTCATGGCGCTCCTGGCCGTCGGCGCCTTCGTGCTCCTGCGTCAACCGCC
This genomic interval carries:
- a CDS encoding FHA domain-containing protein produces the protein MWKLVIEDDEGKRTVVPLTRDDYTLGRREGNTIRLTERNVSRDHALLRKKMNGAGATFTLHDCSSYNGVYVNGVRVVEGQDLQHGDLIQIGDYRLILQDDTVTDQPAAPTSTEDGKTTLPLGTRGSLLLERPNRFVMLAGPTPGAEFPLTLERMTIGRAEDASISVNHNSVSRVHCEIHSLGESRFEIVDKGSSNGVRVNGADLRRGIMEAGDVIELGDVRFKFVGAGQVFVPGVNESAQLEAIGDRVANAALRQGTNPKAIWFLVFAVMALLAVGAFVLLRQPPEVVQPLPPGPQDQEAGALAEAKKLCASADCEKAYERLQQGIAITSPLLDSDDFKMIVGAWADHRMERAQNEVDAAKRKALLEPVARSASVDPNRRRNASDRLATAEALLAAPPLTVPSSATPAPPTRETGSTPSPVTAKTPGPTAPKPPPAPAAGGNVSEKVRALMLEGPDGLKQAKELLTPRVFGGKASRQEIDLLRIVCKDMKDQVCVSRCKEMLAGQP